In Pseudomonadota bacterium, the DNA window CATTTTAAAATCCTTCTTCAAAAATATGTTAGGGACGCATCCCGCCGTTCTTCGGATTACGGCGTTGCTGCACCTGCGGTTTTTGCCCGCGACCGGCTTCAAACTCTTCCAGTCTTTTCGCGATCTCTTCATGCCCGTTCTGGCGGGCGATGGTGATCGGTGAATATTTCGTATCGGTATAGGTTGCGGCAAGGCTGATATTCTCAACCTTTAACAATTCCTCCACCACATCGCTATGGCCGAAACCCGCCGCATTCATCAGCGCGGTACCGCCCCAGCGCCCAAGCCTGTTCGCGTCACAGCGCGGATCAGCCAGCAGGATTTTCACCGTGCCCAGATGCCCGCCGCGCGCCGCCGTCATCAGCGCTGTCGTGCCGCCTGCATTCAGCGTATCAACATCGGTTTCAGGGAGGGAGAGCAGATATTTCACAACATCCTCGCGCCCTTTGGCGGCGGCCGCCATCAGCGGCGTCATTTTCAGCATGCCGCGCTCATTCACATCCTTGCCTGCCGCAATGGCGCGTTTGACACCGTCAAGATTGCCCTCTTCCGCAAGGTCACACAGTTTCGAAGATCCAA includes these proteins:
- a CDS encoding ankyrin repeat domain-containing protein, producing MFNLFGSSKLCDLAEEGNLDGVKRAIAAGKDVNERGMLKMTPLMAAAAKGREDVVKYLLSLPETDVDTLNAGGTTALMTAARGGHLGTVKILLADPRCDANRLGRWGGTALMNAAGFGHSDVVEELLKVENISLAATYTDTKYSPITIARQNGHEEIAKRLEEFEAGRGQKPQVQQRRNPKNGGMRP